The genomic interval TCGCGAACTGGTGCCGGAGCGTCAGGCGCCGACGATTCCCCTCGGAGTGGCCATCCCGTGGGTGGTCGCCGTCTGCGTCAACGGGACGTTGCTGCTCGGGCGTTGAGCCGGCCCTACGCCTCGGCGCGCTCGACCAGAGCCGTCCGCTCGAACGTACAGACGAGCGTCCCCTCGCGCGCGTACACGTCGACCTGCATCCGCACGACGCCACGCTGTTCGTCGCTCGTGAGCCGTTTGTCCAGCACTGTGGTCTCGGCCCGAATCGTGTCGCCGTGGAACACCGGTGCGGGGTGTTCGACGCCGTCGTAGCCGAGGTTGGCGACGACGGTGCCGTCGGTCGTCTCCGGTATCGTCAGCCCGACGGCCAGTGACAGGGTGTAGAGCCCGTTGACAACCCGCTCGCCGAACGTCGTCTCGGCGGCGAACTCGGCGTCCAGGTGGAGCGGCTGCCCGTTCATGGTCAGGTCACAGAACCGCTGGTTGTCGCTCTCGCTCACCGTCCGGCGCCGGTCGTGGTCGATAGTCTCGCCCTCGGTGAACTCCTCGTAGTACAGCCCGCCCATACCGACGAGAGGGACCCCCGGACCTTAGCGGTGTGGGAACACACCACTTACCACGGCGCCCGCCCAACGGCCGACATGGCGCGCCGAAGCATCCTGTTCTCGCCGGGGGACGACCCCGAGAAGCTGCGGAAGTCAGTCCGCTTCGACGCTGACGTCGTCGTTTTCGACCTCGAAGACGCCGTGGTCCCCGACCGGAAGCCGGCCGCCCGCGAGGTCGTCCGCGACGCGCTGGGAGACGTCGGCGCCACCGACTGTGAGGTGTGTGTCCGCGTCAACCCGGTCGGTTCCGGGGCGACCGAGGACGTGAGGGTGGCGCTCTCGACAGCGCGGCCGGACTCGGTGTTGCTCCCGAAGACCGGCGGGGCCGACGACGTGACACGACTGCGGACGCTTCTTTCCGAGGCTGGTGTCGACTGCCCGACACTGGCGCTCGTCGAGTCGGCCGCGGGCGTGCTCCACGCCGAGGCCATCGCCGCCCACGAAGCCACTGACGCCGTGCTGTTCGGCGCCGAGGACCTCGCGGCCGACGTCGGGGCCACCCGAACGCCGGCGGGCGGCGAGGTCGAACACGCCCGCCAGCACGTGGTGCTGGCCGCGCGGGCCGCCGGCGTCTCGCCCATCGACACGCACTTCCCGAACTACACCGACGACGCCGGCCTCCGCGCGGAGGCCGAACGAGCCGTCGAACTGGGGTACGACGGGAAACTCGCCGTCCACCCCGCACAGGTGGCAGTCATCAACGACGCGTTCACGCCGAGCGCCGACCGCGTCGCCCGGGCCGAGCGGATTCTCGCGGCGGAGTCCGCGGCCGACGGCGGCGTGTTCGTCGTCGACGGCGAGATGATAGACGCCCCGCAGATCCGGCAGGCCGAGCGGGTGCTGGAACGGGCCGACGGGAGCTGACCGCCGGTCGCCGGTTCGAGCCGGCCACGTCCGAACCACTCGCCGGCGGTCACGCGACCGCGGCGTACTACTAACTACCTCCGTCCCGGTAGCTGACATATGGCTTCCGTCCCCGAGCAGTACCACGACCTCTTCGAGAAAGCGACGTTCGCCCACGTCACGACGAGACTGCCCGACGGTCGTCCCCACACGACGCCGGTGTGGGTCGACTACGACGCCGCGGACGACCGGCTGCTCGTCAACACCGAGCGACACCGCCGGAAGGCGAAAAACGTCGCACAGGACCCCACTGTCTCCGTCAGCATGACCGACCCCGACGACCCCTACCGGTTCCTCTCGGTCACCGGCGAAGTCGACGAGGTGACGACCGAGGGGGCCCGCGAGCACATCGACGAACTCGCCGGGCGATACATGGGCGAAGACGAGTACCCCCAGCCTATCCAGAGCGAGCGGGTCGTGCTCCGGATTCGCGCCGACGACGTGTTCCACGGCGGCTGACTGGCCACGGCACGTCCATGTCCGGCGGCACCCTTTTGTCCGCGCTCGCTGATTTATACGGTATGTCTGACGAGGTGAACCCGTTCGAGAGTCTGCAGGAGCAGATCGACGACGCCGCCGCCTACCTCGAATACCCAACCGACGTGCTGGAACGGCTGAAACACCCCGAGCGAGTGCTGGAGACGAACCTCTCCGTCGAGCTCGACGACGGCTCCATCGAGGTGTTTCCGGCCTTCCGCTCGCAGTTCAACGGCGACCGCGGCCCGTACAAGGGCGGCATCCGCTACCACCCGCAGGTCTCCCGGGACGAAGTC from Halomicroarcula saliterrae carries:
- a CDS encoding MaoC family dehydratase, with protein sequence MGGLYYEEFTEGETIDHDRRRTVSESDNQRFCDLTMNGQPLHLDAEFAAETTFGERVVNGLYTLSLAVGLTIPETTDGTVVANLGYDGVEHPAPVFHGDTIRAETTVLDKRLTSDEQRGVVRMQVDVYAREGTLVCTFERTALVERAEA
- a CDS encoding HpcH/HpaI aldolase/citrate lyase family protein; protein product: MARRSILFSPGDDPEKLRKSVRFDADVVVFDLEDAVVPDRKPAAREVVRDALGDVGATDCEVCVRVNPVGSGATEDVRVALSTARPDSVLLPKTGGADDVTRLRTLLSEAGVDCPTLALVESAAGVLHAEAIAAHEATDAVLFGAEDLAADVGATRTPAGGEVEHARQHVVLAARAAGVSPIDTHFPNYTDDAGLRAEAERAVELGYDGKLAVHPAQVAVINDAFTPSADRVARAERILAAESAADGGVFVVDGEMIDAPQIRQAERVLERADGS
- a CDS encoding pyridoxamine 5'-phosphate oxidase family protein → MASVPEQYHDLFEKATFAHVTTRLPDGRPHTTPVWVDYDAADDRLLVNTERHRRKAKNVAQDPTVSVSMTDPDDPYRFLSVTGEVDEVTTEGAREHIDELAGRYMGEDEYPQPIQSERVVLRIRADDVFHGG